A region of the Nocardia asteroides genome:
GACGAACCGACGCCTGCGTTATGCTGTCCAATAAGCCCTGGGATACAGCCGCTGGTGTGCTCATCGCACGAGAGGCGGGCGCAATCGTCCTCGACTCCGCCTCCCGCCGGCACAGCCTCGACTCCGCTGACACGATCGCTGCCGCACCCGCCATCGCCGATCAACTCATGAGCCTGATCGATGAAACGATCCGCTGACTACCGACGACCTGACCCGACGGGGTCGGCCAGGCTCTCCATCGGTAGCTGATCATCCTCTGGCGCTCCAAACGGATGCGCCCGTAATCCGCAGCAAAGCTCAGGGGCGAGTCGAGATCTGCTGAACGGCCCAGCCGTTTCCGTCCGGGTCGTTGAAGAAGAAGAATCCGACGTTGTCCAGTGGGTCGGGCATGGGTGTCGGGTTTTCGCCGACGGCTTGGATTTCAGTTACCTCGACGCCCCGGGAGGTCAGTTCCTCATGGGCCTTGCGCAGATCGTTGACCACCAGTTGCAGGCCCTGCTGGGAGCCGGGCGGCAGGTCCGGCACCGCGCCCTCACCGATCACGATCGAGCATCCCGAGCCGGGCGGGGTGAGCTGCACGATGCGTACGCCGTCGGCGACCTTGGTGTCGTGGTCGACGGTGAAGCCTAGTTGCTCGGCGTAGAACTGCTTGGCCCGGTCGATATCCGACACGGGGACGATCACGACCTCGAGTGTCCAGTTCACGGCACATCCTTTCCGGCGACTGCGGTATTCCTACCAGTGCAGACCAGTGCGCACGGCGAAATTCATCGGCGCGCTATCGCCGTGCCCACCGCCAGGCGAACTCGCCCGGCCCCGGTGGGGGGCCGGGCAGGTCACCGTCCGCGCTCAGCCCGGCCACGAGCATCGCGAGGACGCGCCTGCGCAGCTGGACGGTGCGCTCCGGGGCGGGTACCGCGACCGCCGCGCAGGACTCCAGGATCAACCCGAGATCCTGCGGCGTCACGTCGGGACGCAGCTTGCCGGTGGCGTGGGCGCGGCTCACTATCTCTTCGGTCGCCGCACCGGAGCGCCGGATGTCCGGCAGCATCGACTCGTCGGGGGTGAAGGTGCCCGCGAGATGCACGGTGAGCGAGTGCACGTCGGCGTCCACCACCCGCTCCAGAAAGCCGACGAGGCCACGCCAGCCGTCCGCCTCCCCGAGCGCCGCTTCGGCTTCCACGTTGTACCGGCGCAGGCCGTCGTGGCAGAGCTTGCGCAGCAGCGCTTCTTTGCTCGGGTAGCGGCGATACAGGGCGCTGATCCCGACGCCCGCGCGTTCCGCGACGGCGGAGATCGGGGCGGTGGCGTCGGCGAGGAACACCGCGCGGGCAGCCTCCAAGATCAGACCGTCGTTGCGGGCCGCCTGCGCCTTGCGGCCAGGTAGACCCTTCTGAGCTGGGATATCAGTTGTCTTCGGCATGAATTCAGGATAGCAGTTGAAACGGAATGCTCCGTTCTGATACAGTTGAAACAGAACCGAGCATTCCGTTTCGATCAGGAGCAGCAGATGACCGCGATCACCCCCTTCCGCATCGACGTCGACCAGGCCGACCTGGACGACCTGCGCGACCGGCTGGCCCGCACCCGCTGGGCCGAGCAGATCCCGGGCTCGGGCGACACCTACGGGGTGAGCGTCGAGCGGGTGCGCCACCTGGTCGGCTACTGGCGTGACGGGTTCGATTGGCGGGCGGTCGAGCAGTCGCTGAACGCGTATCCGCAGTTCACCACCGAGATCGACGGCCAGAACATCCACTTCCTGCACGTGAAGTCCGCGCAGGACAACGCGTTTCCGCTGATTCTCACGCACGGCTGGCCCGGCACCTTCGTCGAGTTCGTCGGCGTCATCGAGCCGCTCACCGCGGCCGGGTTCGATCTGGTGATCCCCTCCGTGCCGGGATACGGATTCTCCGGTCCCACCACCGAGACGGGCTGGAACGACACCCGGATCGCCCGCGCCTGGGCCGAGCTGATGCGACGGCTCGGATACACCCGCTACGGCGCGGTGGGCAACGACGGCGGCTCGCAGATCTCGCCGGAACTCGGGCGGGTGGCGCCGGACAACGTGGTCGGCGTGCACGTCACGCAGGTGTACTCGTTCCCCTCCGGCGATCCGGCGGAGCTGGCCGATCTCGACGAAGGCGAGCAGCAGTCGCTGGCCACCCTGGACTGGTTCGTCAAGAACAAGATGGGCTTCAACGTGCTGCAATCGCAGCAGCCGCAGACGCTGGCGCACGCGATCACGGATTCGCCCGCCGGGTTGGTCGGCTGGAACGGCCAGCTGCTCGGTCCGGATCTCGACGACGACTTCGTGCTGACCAACATCGCGATCCACTGGCTGACGGGCACCGCCGGTTCGGCGATCCGGCACTACTTCGAGAAGGACAAGGCCGAGCACCCCACCGCCCCGACCACGGTTCCGCTCGCGCTGTGCGGCTCCGCGGGCGATTTCCACGGCATCCGGCGCTTCGCCGAGCGCGACCACAACATCGTGTCGTGGCGCACGCACGACGTGTACACCCACTACCTGCACCATGTGGCGCCCGCGTTGATGGCGGAGGAGATCACGAAGTTCTTCACCGAGCTGCGCTGATCGGTGACGTGGCCGCCACGCCGGTCGCAGTGGCGGCCACTTCGCACGCTGGTTCGAGACAGTCTCTTATGTCATCGAGACTCACGGCCATGGTTCGTCTCGCTACGCGCTGATGTACTGGATTGACCAACAGCACAGAAGCTTTCGAACCAGGAGAGAAACCATGAGAATCGCAGTCTTCGGCGCCACCGGTACCGTCGGTCGTCTCGTCGTCGAGCGGGCCCTGCAGGAGGGGCATGAGGTCACGGCGTTCACCCGCAGCGCGGCGGGCGTAACGCAGCGCCACGAGCGGCTGCGCGTAGTGGAAGGCGACGTGCTGGACACGCATTCGGTGCAGCGCGCGGTGGAGGGACAGGACGCGGTGCTGATCTCGCTCGGCAACGGCCGCAAGGGCGTGGTCCGGGCGGGCGGCACCAAAGCGGTCATCGACGCGATGAATCGCACCGGTGTCAAGCGACTGATCTGCCAGACGACCCTCGGCGTCGGCGACAGCCGGGGCAACCTGAACTTCCTGTGGAAGTACGTGATGTTCGGGCTGCTGCTGCGTCCCGCCTACGCCGATCACGTCCGGCAGGAGCAGTACGTCCAGGCCAGCGATCTGGACTGGACGATCGTGCGGCCGAGCGCGTTCACCGACGGACCGCGCACCGGCAGCTACCGGCGCGGATTCCCGGCGGACGAGCGTGGTCTCGCCTTGAAGATCACCCGCGCCGACATCGCCGACTTCATGATCGAGCAACTGACCGACACCACCTACCTCCGCCAGGCGCCCGGCATCTCGAGCTGAGAACGGCCCGCCATGCGGTGGCGCAGCGACGGCCCACGTCCCGGCATCGGCGAGCGTGGGCCGCCGCCGTTGTCAGGCGTGTTCGTGCAGGTCCTCCCAGACCGGGAAGGGGTCGGGGTAGTCGGCCCACGCGCTCGGCCCCTCGGTGAACTCCTCGTCGGTGAGCAGGGCGGCATCCAGCAACGCGCGCACCTCCTCGGAATCCAGCTTTATCCCGATGAAGACGATCTCCTGTCCCGGCGGCACCTCCAGCGACGACCACCAGGCGGCGGGTTCGAAAACCAGGTTCGGCCCCGCCTGCGACCACACCGCGGCCAGCGTCGAACGGCTCGCGATCCAACAGAACCCCTTGCTGCGCAGCAGGCCGCGCAGCTGCTCCAGCGCTTCGGACAGGCGCAGTGGATGGAACGGGCGGTCGGCGGTGTAGGTGAGACTGCGAATGCCGTACTCCTCGGTCTCGGGCGTGTGCCCGCCGGCGAGTTCCTCTGCCCAACCCTC
Encoded here:
- a CDS encoding VOC family protein; protein product: MNWTLEVVIVPVSDIDRAKQFYAEQLGFTVDHDTKVADGVRIVQLTPPGSGCSIVIGEGAVPDLPPGSQQGLQLVVNDLRKAHEELTSRGVEVTEIQAVGENPTPMPDPLDNVGFFFFNDPDGNGWAVQQISTRP
- a CDS encoding TetR/AcrR family transcriptional regulator; helix-turn-helix transcriptional regulator, coding for MPKTTDIPAQKGLPGRKAQAARNDGLILEAARAVFLADATAPISAVAERAGVGISALYRRYPSKEALLRKLCHDGLRRYNVEAEAALGEADGWRGLVGFLERVVDADVHSLTVHLAGTFTPDESMLPDIRRSGAATEEIVSRAHATGKLRPDVTPQDLGLILESCAAVAVPAPERTVQLRRRVLAMLVAGLSADGDLPGPPPGPGEFAWRWARR
- a CDS encoding epoxide hydrolase 1, whose protein sequence is MTAITPFRIDVDQADLDDLRDRLARTRWAEQIPGSGDTYGVSVERVRHLVGYWRDGFDWRAVEQSLNAYPQFTTEIDGQNIHFLHVKSAQDNAFPLILTHGWPGTFVEFVGVIEPLTAAGFDLVIPSVPGYGFSGPTTETGWNDTRIARAWAELMRRLGYTRYGAVGNDGGSQISPELGRVAPDNVVGVHVTQVYSFPSGDPAELADLDEGEQQSLATLDWFVKNKMGFNVLQSQQPQTLAHAITDSPAGLVGWNGQLLGPDLDDDFVLTNIAIHWLTGTAGSAIRHYFEKDKAEHPTAPTTVPLALCGSAGDFHGIRRFAERDHNIVSWRTHDVYTHYLHHVAPALMAEEITKFFTELR
- a CDS encoding SDR family oxidoreductase, coding for MRIAVFGATGTVGRLVVERALQEGHEVTAFTRSAAGVTQRHERLRVVEGDVLDTHSVQRAVEGQDAVLISLGNGRKGVVRAGGTKAVIDAMNRTGVKRLICQTTLGVGDSRGNLNFLWKYVMFGLLLRPAYADHVRQEQYVQASDLDWTIVRPSAFTDGPRTGSYRRGFPADERGLALKITRADIADFMIEQLTDTTYLRQAPGISS